The Candidatus Acidulodesulfobacterium acidiphilum genome segment TTTTTAGATAAGAACGGTATAGCGGGGGACGATTTTTTTCTTATTATAGATGCCGATTTCATAGATATAAAAACTAGGGAAAATATTTTAGAAAAATTTAAAACCGACTTTCCTTATATCGTTAAAATCGGCTTTAAAACGCTTGTTGCCGGAGAAGATTTTAACGATTTGACGCTAAAAGACAAAACTTTGCTTTTACAGCTTTCGTCTTTTTATACGGGCGGAGGATTTAATTATTTTCTTTCCGACGCCTTGTATATTCCTTCTTATAATATAAGTTCAGCCACGGTTAATTATAAAAGGCGGCATAAAGCCGAAAGTTTTGACGTATCAATCGTCATACCGGCATATAATAATTTTAGCTATACTAAGCAATGCGTTTTTTCGATATTTAAAAACCATCCCCTGTTAGATTTTGAAATAATTATAATAGACAACGGTTCAACCGACGAAACGAAAGAATATTTTACTAAGTTTAACGGTTTAAAGAATTTTCGCTTTATTTCAAACGATGAGAATTTAGGGTTTGCAAAAGCTTCTAATATGGGAGCGAAAGTTTCAAATTCCGAAAATATTTTATTTTTAAATAACGATACGGTGGTCTCAAAGGGAGCCATAGACGAACTTTATTGCTCCGTGAACTCCGGCGAGGCCAAATCTTTAAAAATAGGCGCCGCAGGTCCTCTACTGTTATATCCAGACAAAAAAATTCAGGAAGCCGGCATAATGTTCGAAGAACGGTTAGTTCCTTATAATGCCTATTCAAGAATGGATATATCAGGTTGCGGGCAATCGGATATCAAGAATGCAATTTACATAAGGAGCTATAATGCGCTTACTGCGGCATGCCTTATGCTCAAAAAAGAAATATTCGAGGCGGTTGGCGGTTTTGACGAGGGCTATATTAACGGTTTCGAAGACGTGGATTTATGCCTTAAATTGCGCGAAGCGGGTTACATGCTTATATTTAATCCGAAGAGCATAATATTTCATTTTGAAGAAAAAACGGTGGGCAGAAGAAAGCACGATATTGAAAATATTAACCTCTTTATGGAAAAGTGGAGGCTCAAATATAAAAGAGATAATTATATATTTGCCGAAATGGATAATTTGTTTATCTCGAATAAATTTAAAAATGACATTTCTAAATATATTATTTCGTTAAACAGTTTTAAATCCATCGAGAATGAAATAGATTTTCTGACCTTAAATAAGAAATATAAAGAAGCATTAAAACTTTGCGGCGATATTTTAAAATTAAACGAATATAATATAAGAATTTATAAAAAAAGAACAGATATAAAACGAAGTTTTGACATATTAGAATCCCAAAAGGATATAAAATCGTTACTTAACGAAGAAGAAAAATTACTTTTTGCTTACAGAACATTAATTAATAATATAATTAAACATAATAAAGGCATAAAAGTATCGTTTGAGCAGAATGAAATTTATAAAGTATGGATTAAATATAAAGAGCCTTCCATAACGGAACTTGAAGTACAAAGAGCCTTTATATTCGAATTTAAACCGAAAATAAGCATTATTATGCCTACCTATAATACTCCAAGAGAATATTTAACCAAGGCGATAGAATCCGTAATCAGCCAGACTTATCCAAACTGGGAGCTTTGCATAGCAGACGACGCATCTTCAGAAATTCACGTAAAAGAAATTTTAAAATATTACAAGGAAAAAGACGAAAGAATTAAAGTTATTTACAGAACCGAAAACGGCCATATTTCCAAAGCGTCTAACAGCGCGCTTTCTATTGCGACTGGAGATTATATAGCCCTGTTAGACCACGACGACGAACTGCCCGAATCCGCTTTATTTTTTGTGGTAAAGGAAATTAACGAGCATTCTGACGTAAAGTTAATTTACAGCGACGAAGACAAATTGTATTTCGACGGAAGCAGAGTCCTGCCTTATTTTAAATCGGACTGGAATCCCGATCTTTTTTTATCCCAGAATATGATAAACCATTTAGCAGTTTATAAAAAGTCTATAGTCGATGAAATCGGAGGTTTCAGGGAAGGATACGAAGGTTCGCAGGATTACGACCTTGCTTTAAGATTTATAGAAAAAATAAAATATTCCGAAATCAGGCATATTCCAAGGATTTTATACCACTGGAGAATGGCGGAAGGCTCAACAGCCGTTAATGTCGAAAATAAATCATATTCTGCAACAGCCGCAAGAAAAGCAATTCAGGAGCATCTTGACAGAATGCATATAAAAGCTAAAGTAGTTGAAGCTCCATTAATGCCTATGTGGAACCGGGTTATTTACTATATAGATAAAAATCCGCTTGCAAGTATAATTATACCTACGTATAACGGTTACGGCATCTTAAAAAATTGCATTGACGGCATAATTGAAAAAACCTCTTATAAAAATTATGAAATTATAGTAGTTAACAACAACTGCGACGATGAACAAACCGTTAAATATTTAGAATCTATTAATACTTTAAGCAATATAAAAGTCATAGATTACAACAAGCCTTTTAATTATTCTGCCATTAATAATTTTGCCGTTAAA includes the following:
- a CDS encoding glycosyltransferase, with protein sequence METIKPKIFNIFGEKSINESLSLIIKELESADFFKFAVPKDYIFLPLFEEKINQSGLLIYTIKENSDYIEITVKKFHDFNISTVINFKDKKNFNELIGIIKNIPDSSFRNLSLINITDDYTYEELEKLFSEAFRVLSHGSSFYIEYIGTAVSEYLLKGYIEYAGFINVFPIASAGEYEQGKIKINSKKTGLTDISKQPKKVLINIDLKRPEKLLESTVFIRDLHNKFNNWDLYLVSEEWKFFDENIYLKYCSAESPSENMNYVVYLDDYNPFPVIDYKFKSLNSRKPDLFYSQENLANIRAFLDKNGIAGDDFFLIIDADFIDIKTRENILEKFKTDFPYIVKIGFKTLVAGEDFNDLTLKDKTLLLQLSSFYTGGGFNYFLSDALYIPSYNISSATVNYKRRHKAESFDVSIVIPAYNNFSYTKQCVFSIFKNHPLLDFEIIIIDNGSTDETKEYFTKFNGLKNFRFISNDENLGFAKASNMGAKVSNSENILFLNNDTVVSKGAIDELYCSVNSGEAKSLKIGAAGPLLLYPDKKIQEAGIMFEERLVPYNAYSRMDISGCGQSDIKNAIYIRSYNALTAACLMLKKEIFEAVGGFDEGYINGFEDVDLCLKLREAGYMLIFNPKSIIFHFEEKTVGRRKHDIENINLFMEKWRLKYKRDNYIFAEMDNLFISNKFKNDISKYIISLNSFKSIENEIDFLTLNKKYKEALKLCGDILKLNEYNIRIYKKRTDIKRSFDILESQKDIKSLLNEEEKLLFAYRTLINNIIKHNKGIKVSFEQNEIYKVWIKYKEPSITELEVQRAFIFEFKPKISIIMPTYNTPREYLTKAIESVISQTYPNWELCIADDASSEIHVKEILKYYKEKDERIKVIYRTENGHISKASNSALSIATGDYIALLDHDDELPESALFFVVKEINEHSDVKLIYSDEDKLYFDGSRVLPYFKSDWNPDLFLSQNMINHLAVYKKSIVDEIGGFREGYEGSQDYDLALRFIEKIKYSEIRHIPRILYHWRMAEGSTAVNVENKSYSATAARKAIQEHLDRMHIKAKVVEAPLMPMWNRVIYYIDKNPLASIIIPTYNGYGILKNCIDGIIEKTSYKNYEIIVVNNNCDDEQTVKYLESINTLSNIKVIDYNKPFNYSAINNFAVKSAKGDVLVLLNNDTEVINDDWLRELVSHVLRPEIGAVGAKLLYPDNTIQHAGVLIVKYMPVHTYNYLNKDEAGYFGRANLIQNYSAVTGACMVLKKELYMKAGGMDENLPIAYNDIDFCIKIMQLGYFNLFTPYSVLYHYESKTRGYEDTEEKKLRLKKDLDYLTNKWEKTLEADFAYNINLCSVPGSLFSIKLPEEFVSVIKL